From a single Oreochromis niloticus isolate F11D_XX linkage group LG3, O_niloticus_UMD_NMBU, whole genome shotgun sequence genomic region:
- the LOC112846049 gene encoding nascent polypeptide-associated complex subunit alpha, muscle-specific form-like, with product MTRLRVVDPADSEPFERQEAALLHWTEELRGKQRLFAEREHVFEGTRLALGGPRSRRGSPPAASPALEHSPQRVGVTGRASAARSPAAPLLARPPAVLLTGSSTSPLHSGYASHLGSTEAPVPEARQCTPPASSSRRKRRTRRHNMDYFQQLLAVSPSDCLPPSSFDSSHKINNRHISDSWGTSLLDDDVDWEDFFCSASPKTAQLKTVNSGGRRTRTIPDRPVSLIHPVTISTPISQLIFTPVPTPRTRAAVTQSTSTPAPVSRVGVTGVQPPPVLVPAPRLRAARTQPDLPKGSEELASPPVSPPLQPPPDPAFHALALSLVRLAEVSPAQAPALLAQAVALSPSLAQSVAQPLATPTSAPSSASPTSVRPLASPVQPVHSPAVQLPVQPVHSPAVQLPVQPVHSPAVQLPVQPVHSPAHSPALQSAPVAQSPVAQAAPVAQSPVAQAAPVAQSPVAQAAPVAQSPVAQAAPVAQSAPLQSAPLQSAPLQSVVQSPPALQSGQSPPVAQCPVLQLPPVIQSPVLQPVQGFRASWLSLGFCFATAGSHAVAWSSLGSSFCFAWSSLGFARSSFCLGVSLAWSCGCHAGTQAMFWTSSPERPPTGPANDSSGTAGHVAAHRNCFSSATGHVAAHLTCLCLDSVLDPSALPVLVLLSFGCRVPAFEGGLWGLITAAVRSQNQKNDNTTERKFDTIMGRLAAIQREIERPVSEC from the exons ATGACACGACTCCGCGTTGTGGACCCAGCGGACTCGGAACCTTTTGAGCGGCAGGAGGCAGCGCTCCTTCACTGGACGGAGGAGCTCAGGGGGAAACAGCGGCTCTTCGCTGAGAGAGAGCACGTCTTTGAGGGGACTCGTCTGGCTCTGGGCGGGCCTCGGAGCCGCCGCGGTTCTCCACCTGCTGCCTCACCTGCATTGGAGCATTCGCCGCAGAGAGTGGGCGTCACAGGCCGAGCTTCGGCCGCTCGCTCTCCCGCCGCTCCGCTCCTCGCTCGCCCGCCAGCCGTTTTACTCACCGGCTCTTCCACTTCGCCACTGCACAGCGGCTACGCCTCCCACCTCGGCTCAACGGAGGCACCCGTGCCAGAGGCTCGGCAGTGTACCCCGCCCGCTTCCTCTTCCCGGAGAAAGCGGCGCACACGCCGCCATAACATGGACTATTTTCAGCAACTCCTGGCGGTGAGTCCCAGTGACTGTTTGCCACCTTCCTCATTTGATTcttcacataaaataaataatagacACATCTCCGATTCATGGGGAACTTCCCTCTTAGACGACGATGTGGACTGGGAAGACTTTTTCTGCTCTGCTTCCCCAAAAACAGCTCAGTTAAAGACTGTAAATAGTGGTGGCAGAAGGACCAGAACAATCCCTGATAGACCTGTcagtctcattcacccagtcaccaTCTCCACCCCTATCAGTCAGCTCATATTCACACCTGTGCCCACTCCCAGGACGAGGGCAGCTGTGACCCAGTCTACCTCCACACCCGCTCCTGtctctcgggtgggggtgactgGTGTCCAGCCACCTCCCGTGCTTGTCCCAGCGCCCAGGCTGAGGGCAGCCAGAACTCAGCCTGACCTCCCTAAAGGCTCAGAAGAGTTAGCCTCTCCACCTGTCAGTCCACCACTTCAGCCACCTCCTGATCCAGCCTTTCACGCCCTTGCACTATCCCTGGTTAGGCTAGCTGAGGTTTCCCCTGCTCAGGCACCAGCTTTACTAGCCCAGGCTGTAGCTTTATCTCCGTCACTAGCTCAGTCTGTAGCTCAGCCATTAGCCACACCAACCTCAGCTCCGTCGTCAGCCTCACCCACCTCTGTTCGTCCCTTAGCATCCCCAGTCCAGCCAGTTCACTCTCCTGCTGTTCAGCTCCCAGTCCAGCCAGTTCACTCTCCTGCTGTTCAGCTCCCAGTCCAGCCAGTTCACTCTCCTGCTGTTCAGCTCCCAGTCCAGCCAGTTCACTCACCTGCTCACTCACCTGCTCTCCAGTCTGCTCCTGTCGCTCAGTCACCCGTAGCTCAGGCTGCTCCTGTAGCTCAGTCACCCGTAGCTCAGGCTGCTCCTGTAGCTCAGTCACCCGTAGCTCAGGCTGCTCCTGTAGCTCAGTCACCCGTAGCTCAGGCTGCTCCTGTAGCTCAGTCAGCTCCACTCCAGTCAGCTCCACTCCAGTCAGCTCCACTCCAGTCAGTAGTCCAGTCGCCCCCTGCCCTCCAGTCAGGCCAGTCGCCCCCTGTAGCTCAGTGCCCTGTTCTACAGTTGCCTCCTGTCATCCAGTCGCCCGTCCTCCAGCCTGTCCA gggtttccgcgCCTCCTGGCTCAGCCTCGGCTTCTGCTTCGCCACCGCCGGCTCCCatgccgtcgcctggtccagcctcggcTCCAGCTTCtgcttcgcctggtccagcctcggcTTCGCACGGTCCAGCTTCTGCCTCGGCGTTAGCCTTGCCTGGTCCTGCGGCTGCCACGCCGGCACCCAGGCCATGTTCTGGACGTCGTCGCCGGAgcggccgcccaccggaccggcc AACGACTCCAGCGGCACCGCCGGCCACGTGGCCGCCCATCGGAACTGTTTCAGCTCAGCCACTGGCCACGTGGCCGCCCACCTGACCTGTCTTTGCCTGGACTCCGTCCTGGACCCCTCCGCCCTCCCTGTTCTGGTCCTTCTCTCTTTCGGCTGTCGGGTGCCGGCCTTTgaagggggg CTGTGGGGTCTGATCACTGCAGCTGTGAGGTCTCAGAATCAAAAGAATGACAACACCACGGAACGGAAGTTTGATACCATCATGGGGAGGCTCGCGGCTATCCAACGGGAGATcgagagaccagtgtcggagtgttaa